A window from Pagrus major chromosome 4, Pma_NU_1.0 encodes these proteins:
- the LOC140995061 gene encoding Golgi apparatus protein 1-like isoform X2: MAAYSRTQLLLLLLSLLGLCGFGSVLGSKAASGPAEPPNPPVIRAADPPAKDAPAAAAAAAAAAGASQPRRATGWKLSEEEACREDLTRLCPKHTWTNNLAVLECLQDRREETEIAPDCNHLLWNYKLNLTTDPKFESVATEVCKSTITEIKECNEEERGRGYLVSCLVDHRGNISEYQCNQYITKMTSIIFSDYRLICGFMDKCKEDINSLHCGSINVGHKDVHSQGEVISCLEKALVREAEQQDHVRPIKEECQKAILRVAELSSDDFHLDRHLYFSCRDDRERFCQNIQAGEGKVYKCLFNHKFEEAMSEKCRDALTTRQKLISQDYRVSYSLAKACKLDLRKQRCSLDTNLPRAREARLSYLLLCLEAAVHRGRPVSGECQGEMLDYRRMLMEDFSLSPEIVLHCRTEIEAHCSGLHRKGRTLHCLMRIGRGDRSTTVDGVCQSALQTLIQSADPGADYRIDRALNEACESVIQTACKHIRNGDPMILSCLMEHLYTEKMVEDCEHRLLELQYFISRDWKLDPILYKKCQGDAARLCHTHGWNETSELMPPGAVFSCLYRHAYRTEEQGRRLSRDCKVEVQRILHQRALDVKLDPELQKRCMTDLGKWCSEKTDAGQELECLQDHLEDLVSACREVVGNLTELESEDIQIDALLIRACEPVTQAHCHDVADNQIDTGDLMECLVQNKHQKEMNEKCAVGVTHFQLIQMKDFRFSYKFKMACKEDVLRLCPNIKKKVDVVICLSTTVRNDTLQEAKEQRVSLKCRKQLRVEELEMSEDIRLEPELYDPCKSDISRLCPNVAFGNAQMIECLKEQKKQLSQRCHQRIFRLQEVEMSDPELDYQLMRVCKQMIKRFCTEADARNVLQCLKQNKNSELMDPKCKQTITKRQITQNTDYRLNPVLRKACRADIPKFCQPILNKASEDSELEGQVIACLKLKYADQRLSPDCEDQIRVILQESALDYRLDPQLQMHCSDEISRLCAEEAAAQEQTGQVEECLKVNLLKIKQDTCKKEVLNMLKESKADIFVDPVLHTACALDLKHHCAAITPGRGRQMSCLMEALQDKRVRLQPECKKRLQDRIDMWSYAAKVAPAEGFSDLAVQVMTSPSKNYILLMIALSVCVLFLVGLLCGRITKRVTRELKDR; this comes from the exons GAAACTGAGATTGCTCCAGACTGTAACCAT ctcctgtggAACTATAAACTCAATCTGACCACAGATCCAAAGTTTGAGTCGGTGGCCACGGAGGTTTGCAAAAGCACCATCACTGAG ATAAAGGAGTGTAACGAGGAGGAGCGGGGGAGGGGCTACCTGGTGTCCTGCCTGGTGGATCACCGTGGCAACATCAGCGAGTACCAGTGTAACCAGTACATCACCAAGATGACCAGCATCATCTTCAGCGACTACAGACTGATCTGCGGCTTCATGGACAAATGTAAAGAAGACATCAACAGCCTGCACTGCGGCAGCATCAACGTGGGACACaag GACGTCCACTCCCAGGGTGAAGTGATCTCCTGTCTGGAGAAGGCGTTGGTGAGGGAGGCGGAGCAGCAGGATCACGTTCGACCAATCAAAGAGGAGTGTCAGAAGGCAATCCTGCGGGTGGCTGAGCTGTCGTCAGACGACTTTCACCTCGACCGACATCTTTACTTCTCCTGCAGAGACGACCGCGAGAGATTCTGTCAGAAC ATTCAGGCAGGAGAAGGAAAAGTCTACAAGTGTCTGTTCAATCACAAGTTTGAAGAGGCCATGTCAGAAAAG tGCCGTGACGCTCTGACCACTCGTCAGAAGCTGATCTCTCAGGACTACAGAGTCAGTTACTCTCTGGCTAAAGCCTGTAAGCTGGACCTGAGGAAGCAGCGCTGCAGCCTGGACACCAATCTGCCGCGAGCCCGCGAGGCCCGGCTGTCGTACCTGCTGCTGTGCCTGGAGGCCGCCGTGCACCGCG GTCGTCCAGTCAGCGGTGAGTGCCAGGGTGAGATGCTGGACTACCGGCGGATGCTGATGGAGGATTTCTCTCTGAGTCCGGAGATCGTGCTGCACTGCCGGACAGAGATCGAGGCTCACTGCTCCGGTCTGCACCGCAAAGGCCGCACACTGCACTGTCTCATGAGAATCGGACGAGGCGACCGCAGCACCACCGTCGACGGCGTCTGTCAGAGTGCC ctgcagacttTGATCCAGTCTGCTGACCCCGGAGCCGACTACCGGATCGACCGAGCGCTAAACGAGGCCTGCGAGTCCGTCATCCAGACCGCCTGCAAACACATCCGCAACGGAGACCCAAT gatCCTGTCGTGCCTGATGGAGCACCTGTATACAGAGAAGATGGTGGAGGACTGTGAACACAGACTGTTGGAGTTGCAGTATTTTATATCCAGAGACTGGAA ACTGGACCCCATCCTGTATAAGAAGTGTCAGGGCGACGCTGCTCGACTGTGTCACACACATGGCTGGAACGAGACCAGCGAGTTGATGCCGCCGGGCGCAGTCTTCTCCTGCCTGTACCGCCACGCCTACCGAACCGAGGAGCAGGGGCGCCGG tTATCTCGGGACTGTAAGGTGGAGGTTCAGAGGATTctccaccagagggcgctgGATGTGAAGTTGGACCCCGAGCTGCAGAAACGCTGCATGACTGACCTCGGCAAGTGGTGTAGCGAGAAGACAGACGCTGGACAG GAGCTGGAGTGTCTGCAGGATCATCTGGAGGACCTGGTGTCGGCCTGCAGGGAGGTTGTGGGCAACCTGACGGAGCTGGAGTCAGAG GACATCCAGATTGACGCTCTGCTCATCAGAGCCTGCGAGCCCGTCACACAGGCCCACTGCCAT gaTGTAGCCGATAACCAGATCGATACAGGTGATCTGATGGAGTGTTTGGTTCAGAACAAACACCAGAAGGAGATGAACGAGAAGTGCGCAGTCGGCGTTACACACTTCCAGCTG ATTCAGATGAAGGACTTCAGGTTCTCCTATAAGTTCAAGATGGCCTGTAAGGAGGACGTTCTCCGCTTGTGTCCAAACATCAAGAAAAA GGTGGATGTTGTCATCTGTCTCAGCACCACAGTGAGGAACGACACGCTGCAGGAGGCGAAGGAGCAGCGAGTTTCACTGAAATGTCGTAAACAGCTGCgggtggaggagctggagatg tcggAGGATATTCGTTTGGAACCAGAGTTGTATGATCCCTGTAAGTCCGACATCAGTCGTCTGTGTCCCAACGTGGCGTTTGGTAACGCTCAG atGATCGAGTGTCTGAAGGAGCAGAAGAAGCAGCTCAGTCAGCGCTGCCACCAGCGGATCTTCAGACTGCAGGAGGTGGAGATGAGCGATCCTGAGCTCGACTACCAGCTGATGAGAGTCTGCAAGCAGATGATCAAG cgGTTCTGTACCGAGGCGGATGCCAGAAACGTCCTTCAGTGTCTGAAACAGAACAAGAACAGCGAGCTGATGGATCCCAAGTGTAAACAGACGATCACCAAGAGACAGATCACACAGAACACAG ACTACAGACTGAACCCGGTGTTGAGAAAAGCTTGTCGAGCCGACATCCCAAAGTTCTGCCAGCCCATCCTGAACAAGGCGAGCGAGGACAGCGAGCTGGAGGGTCAGGTCATCGCATGCCTCAAACTCAAATACGCCGACCAG AGGTTGTCTCCTGACTGTGAAGACCAGATCAGAGTGATTCTCCAGGAGTCAGCGCTCGACTACAGACTGGACCCACAGCTGCAGATGCACTGCTCAGatgag ATCTCCAGGCTGTGTGcggaggaggcagcagctcaGGAGCAGACCGGTCAGGTGGAAGAGTGTCTAAAAGTCAACTTGCTGAAAATCAAACAGGACACCTGTAAAAAG GAAGTCCTGAACATGCTAAAGGAGAGTAAGGCGGACATTTTTGTGGACCCGGTTCTCCACACAGCCTGCGCTCTGGACCTCAAACACCACTGTGCTGCCATCACACCCGGCAGAGGACGAC AGATGTCGTGTCTGATGGAGGCGTTACAGGACAAAAGAGTTCGTCTGCAGCCCGAGTGTAAGAAGAGACTTCAAGACCGCATCGACATGTGGAGCTACGCCGCCAAG GTGGCGCCAGCAGAGGGCTTCTCAGACTTGGCCGTGCAGGTGATGACATCACCCTCTAAGAACTACATCCTGCTCATGATCGCACTGAGCGTGTGCGTCCTCTTCCTGGTGGGGCTGCTGTGCGGTCGGATCACCAAGCGAGTGACGAGAGAACTGAAGGACCGGTAG
- the LOC140995061 gene encoding Golgi apparatus protein 1-like isoform X1, whose product MAAYSRTQLLLLLLSLLGLCGFGSVLGSKAASGPAEPPNPPVIRAADPPAKDAPAAAAAAAAAAGASQPRRATGWKLSEEEACREDLTRLCPKHTWTNNLAVLECLQDRREETEIAPDCNHLLWNYKLNLTTDPKFESVATEVCKSTITEIKECNEEERGRGYLVSCLVDHRGNISEYQCNQYITKMTSIIFSDYRLICGFMDKCKEDINSLHCGSINVGHKDVHSQGEVISCLEKALVREAEQQDHVRPIKEECQKAILRVAELSSDDFHLDRHLYFSCRDDRERFCQNIQAGEGKVYKCLFNHKFEEAMSEKCRDALTTRQKLISQDYRVSYSLAKACKLDLRKQRCSLDTNLPRAREARLSYLLLCLEAAVHRGRPVSGECQGEMLDYRRMLMEDFSLSPEIVLHCRTEIEAHCSGLHRKGRTLHCLMRIGRGDRSTTVDGVCQSALQTLIQSADPGADYRIDRALNEACESVIQTACKHIRNGDPMILSCLMEHLYTEKMVEDCEHRLLELQYFISRDWKLDPILYKKCQGDAARLCHTHGWNETSELMPPGAVFSCLYRHAYRTEEQGRRVKPEEGLSRDCKVEVQRILHQRALDVKLDPELQKRCMTDLGKWCSEKTDAGQELECLQDHLEDLVSACREVVGNLTELESEDIQIDALLIRACEPVTQAHCHDVADNQIDTGDLMECLVQNKHQKEMNEKCAVGVTHFQLIQMKDFRFSYKFKMACKEDVLRLCPNIKKKVDVVICLSTTVRNDTLQEAKEQRVSLKCRKQLRVEELEMSEDIRLEPELYDPCKSDISRLCPNVAFGNAQMIECLKEQKKQLSQRCHQRIFRLQEVEMSDPELDYQLMRVCKQMIKRFCTEADARNVLQCLKQNKNSELMDPKCKQTITKRQITQNTDYRLNPVLRKACRADIPKFCQPILNKASEDSELEGQVIACLKLKYADQRLSPDCEDQIRVILQESALDYRLDPQLQMHCSDEISRLCAEEAAAQEQTGQVEECLKVNLLKIKQDTCKKEVLNMLKESKADIFVDPVLHTACALDLKHHCAAITPGRGRQMSCLMEALQDKRVRLQPECKKRLQDRIDMWSYAAKVAPAEGFSDLAVQVMTSPSKNYILLMIALSVCVLFLVGLLCGRITKRVTRELKDR is encoded by the exons GAAACTGAGATTGCTCCAGACTGTAACCAT ctcctgtggAACTATAAACTCAATCTGACCACAGATCCAAAGTTTGAGTCGGTGGCCACGGAGGTTTGCAAAAGCACCATCACTGAG ATAAAGGAGTGTAACGAGGAGGAGCGGGGGAGGGGCTACCTGGTGTCCTGCCTGGTGGATCACCGTGGCAACATCAGCGAGTACCAGTGTAACCAGTACATCACCAAGATGACCAGCATCATCTTCAGCGACTACAGACTGATCTGCGGCTTCATGGACAAATGTAAAGAAGACATCAACAGCCTGCACTGCGGCAGCATCAACGTGGGACACaag GACGTCCACTCCCAGGGTGAAGTGATCTCCTGTCTGGAGAAGGCGTTGGTGAGGGAGGCGGAGCAGCAGGATCACGTTCGACCAATCAAAGAGGAGTGTCAGAAGGCAATCCTGCGGGTGGCTGAGCTGTCGTCAGACGACTTTCACCTCGACCGACATCTTTACTTCTCCTGCAGAGACGACCGCGAGAGATTCTGTCAGAAC ATTCAGGCAGGAGAAGGAAAAGTCTACAAGTGTCTGTTCAATCACAAGTTTGAAGAGGCCATGTCAGAAAAG tGCCGTGACGCTCTGACCACTCGTCAGAAGCTGATCTCTCAGGACTACAGAGTCAGTTACTCTCTGGCTAAAGCCTGTAAGCTGGACCTGAGGAAGCAGCGCTGCAGCCTGGACACCAATCTGCCGCGAGCCCGCGAGGCCCGGCTGTCGTACCTGCTGCTGTGCCTGGAGGCCGCCGTGCACCGCG GTCGTCCAGTCAGCGGTGAGTGCCAGGGTGAGATGCTGGACTACCGGCGGATGCTGATGGAGGATTTCTCTCTGAGTCCGGAGATCGTGCTGCACTGCCGGACAGAGATCGAGGCTCACTGCTCCGGTCTGCACCGCAAAGGCCGCACACTGCACTGTCTCATGAGAATCGGACGAGGCGACCGCAGCACCACCGTCGACGGCGTCTGTCAGAGTGCC ctgcagacttTGATCCAGTCTGCTGACCCCGGAGCCGACTACCGGATCGACCGAGCGCTAAACGAGGCCTGCGAGTCCGTCATCCAGACCGCCTGCAAACACATCCGCAACGGAGACCCAAT gatCCTGTCGTGCCTGATGGAGCACCTGTATACAGAGAAGATGGTGGAGGACTGTGAACACAGACTGTTGGAGTTGCAGTATTTTATATCCAGAGACTGGAA ACTGGACCCCATCCTGTATAAGAAGTGTCAGGGCGACGCTGCTCGACTGTGTCACACACATGGCTGGAACGAGACCAGCGAGTTGATGCCGCCGGGCGCAGTCTTCTCCTGCCTGTACCGCCACGCCTACCGAACCGAGGAGCAGGGGCGCCGG GTGAAACCAGAGGAGGGG tTATCTCGGGACTGTAAGGTGGAGGTTCAGAGGATTctccaccagagggcgctgGATGTGAAGTTGGACCCCGAGCTGCAGAAACGCTGCATGACTGACCTCGGCAAGTGGTGTAGCGAGAAGACAGACGCTGGACAG GAGCTGGAGTGTCTGCAGGATCATCTGGAGGACCTGGTGTCGGCCTGCAGGGAGGTTGTGGGCAACCTGACGGAGCTGGAGTCAGAG GACATCCAGATTGACGCTCTGCTCATCAGAGCCTGCGAGCCCGTCACACAGGCCCACTGCCAT gaTGTAGCCGATAACCAGATCGATACAGGTGATCTGATGGAGTGTTTGGTTCAGAACAAACACCAGAAGGAGATGAACGAGAAGTGCGCAGTCGGCGTTACACACTTCCAGCTG ATTCAGATGAAGGACTTCAGGTTCTCCTATAAGTTCAAGATGGCCTGTAAGGAGGACGTTCTCCGCTTGTGTCCAAACATCAAGAAAAA GGTGGATGTTGTCATCTGTCTCAGCACCACAGTGAGGAACGACACGCTGCAGGAGGCGAAGGAGCAGCGAGTTTCACTGAAATGTCGTAAACAGCTGCgggtggaggagctggagatg tcggAGGATATTCGTTTGGAACCAGAGTTGTATGATCCCTGTAAGTCCGACATCAGTCGTCTGTGTCCCAACGTGGCGTTTGGTAACGCTCAG atGATCGAGTGTCTGAAGGAGCAGAAGAAGCAGCTCAGTCAGCGCTGCCACCAGCGGATCTTCAGACTGCAGGAGGTGGAGATGAGCGATCCTGAGCTCGACTACCAGCTGATGAGAGTCTGCAAGCAGATGATCAAG cgGTTCTGTACCGAGGCGGATGCCAGAAACGTCCTTCAGTGTCTGAAACAGAACAAGAACAGCGAGCTGATGGATCCCAAGTGTAAACAGACGATCACCAAGAGACAGATCACACAGAACACAG ACTACAGACTGAACCCGGTGTTGAGAAAAGCTTGTCGAGCCGACATCCCAAAGTTCTGCCAGCCCATCCTGAACAAGGCGAGCGAGGACAGCGAGCTGGAGGGTCAGGTCATCGCATGCCTCAAACTCAAATACGCCGACCAG AGGTTGTCTCCTGACTGTGAAGACCAGATCAGAGTGATTCTCCAGGAGTCAGCGCTCGACTACAGACTGGACCCACAGCTGCAGATGCACTGCTCAGatgag ATCTCCAGGCTGTGTGcggaggaggcagcagctcaGGAGCAGACCGGTCAGGTGGAAGAGTGTCTAAAAGTCAACTTGCTGAAAATCAAACAGGACACCTGTAAAAAG GAAGTCCTGAACATGCTAAAGGAGAGTAAGGCGGACATTTTTGTGGACCCGGTTCTCCACACAGCCTGCGCTCTGGACCTCAAACACCACTGTGCTGCCATCACACCCGGCAGAGGACGAC AGATGTCGTGTCTGATGGAGGCGTTACAGGACAAAAGAGTTCGTCTGCAGCCCGAGTGTAAGAAGAGACTTCAAGACCGCATCGACATGTGGAGCTACGCCGCCAAG GTGGCGCCAGCAGAGGGCTTCTCAGACTTGGCCGTGCAGGTGATGACATCACCCTCTAAGAACTACATCCTGCTCATGATCGCACTGAGCGTGTGCGTCCTCTTCCTGGTGGGGCTGCTGTGCGGTCGGATCACCAAGCGAGTGACGAGAGAACTGAAGGACCGGTAG